The Methylotenera sp. G11 genome includes a window with the following:
- a CDS encoding cupin domain-containing protein yields the protein MSQITVEKNPAQQRLDALNVSKWPTWQKEVSVFPWTFPEQEIAYILEGECVITPTGGTPVSFGKGDLVTFPAGMTASWEVKKPLHKHYHLEGSKLCQIWRRIKLALKLK from the coding sequence ATGTCGCAGATCACCGTAGAAAAAAACCCAGCCCAGCAGCGCTTAGACGCACTGAACGTCAGTAAATGGCCAACCTGGCAAAAAGAAGTTTCCGTATTCCCGTGGACATTCCCAGAGCAGGAAATCGCCTATATCCTGGAAGGTGAATGCGTGATCACCCCAACCGGCGGCACACCGGTAAGCTTCGGCAAAGGCGACCTCGTGACATTCCCCGCCGGCATGACCGCAAGCTGGGAAGTAAAAAAACCGCTGCACAAACACTATCACCTGGAAGGCTCCAAACTCTGCCAGATCTGGCGCCGCATCAAACTGGCTTTAAAACTGAAATAA
- a CDS encoding L-threonylcarbamoyladenylate synthase gives MRVSLEQAIAELKKGEVVAIPTETVYGLAADATNDAALRKIFATKRRPADHPLIVHISDIHQVDAWVTDFPEVAVRLAEAFWPGALTLVLPARAHVSRVVRGDEPTVALRVPDHPVALALLKQSGLSVAAPSANLFTQLSPTTAAHVEAGLGEAIPVLDGGACTVGIESTIVSVAPDGQWQLLRPGMISEADIAAVAGMPQRVKHALHEHEEIQASPKVPGQHALHYSPRTPLTLYQDRADLFAACHALQNAGKSCAALLIGEGDAPACTVVALPGQPDKVAERLYSALHALDALKVDRLLVELPPADAAWIAVLDRLTRAGHQ, from the coding sequence ATGCGTGTAAGTTTAGAGCAAGCAATAGCCGAACTCAAAAAAGGTGAAGTTGTCGCGATCCCGACCGAAACGGTTTACGGTTTGGCCGCTGATGCGACCAACGACGCCGCGCTTAGGAAGATATTTGCTACCAAGCGGCGCCCGGCGGACCATCCGCTGATCGTGCATATCAGCGATATTCACCAGGTCGATGCATGGGTGACGGACTTCCCCGAGGTGGCTGTCAGGCTGGCCGAGGCATTCTGGCCGGGTGCGCTGACATTGGTGCTGCCGGCCAGGGCGCATGTTTCGCGTGTGGTGCGTGGCGATGAGCCTACGGTGGCATTGCGTGTGCCTGACCATCCGGTCGCGCTGGCACTGCTCAAGCAAAGCGGGCTAAGCGTGGCTGCGCCTTCTGCCAATTTGTTCACGCAGCTTAGCCCGACCACTGCGGCGCATGTAGAAGCCGGCCTGGGTGAGGCTATTCCGGTGCTGGACGGCGGAGCCTGCACGGTTGGGATTGAATCCACGATCGTAAGCGTGGCACCTGACGGCCAATGGCAGCTGCTGCGCCCTGGCATGATAAGCGAGGCGGACATCGCAGCAGTGGCCGGTATGCCGCAGCGCGTAAAACACGCTTTACATGAACACGAGGAAATACAGGCAAGCCCTAAAGTGCCTGGGCAGCATGCGCTGCATTATTCGCCGCGTACGCCGCTTACGTTATATCAGGACAGAGCGGACTTGTTCGCCGCTTGCCATGCTTTGCAGAACGCAGGTAAGAGCTGTGCGGCATTGCTGATCGGCGAAGGTGATGCGCCTGCCTGCACGGTGGTTGCATTGCCCGGCCAGCCGGATAAGGTCGCGGAGCGCTTATATAGCGCGCTTCATGCGCTGGATGCGCTAAAAGTGGACCGGCTGCTGGTTGAGCTGCCGCCTGCCGATGCTGCGTGGATAGCCGTGCTGGATCGCCTGACCAGGGCGGGGCATCAGTAA
- a CDS encoding bifunctional diguanylate cyclase/phosphodiesterase, producing the protein MQTNISTIKRFLLPLLLLMAAAPFVLTSQQTAQQLANTHAVAKEQSQALIGLLKVTDELVGNQADNAMHLLKAHAAGLGSPAVSGYVRMAGNTVPNLLMGSIPVTNNYELVDGVTAISGGTATIFVKSGNNFVRIATNVKRESGLRAIGTVLDPNGKVIEALRQGRAFSGVVEILGEPYLTRYEPMLNQAGVIIGAYYVGFKVDMKVVRESVRNIRLLETGFAAIVDGSNKIRFLSSHISPQKAAILLKSQPESWMFIQEQIPNWGFKLVIAYSVHEARIAGLSKSWAFILLGTTLGALLIGIIFWQLRRLIFMPLGADPAVAIEVVKRIAAGNLQADNMVAKPGTLMANVLEMRKKLRESMGTLRDNAERMRLSASVFDHAHDGIFITDAEMRILEVNIAFTEITGYSREAALGHTPQQLGFAIYEPDFFDARIRLSQDEDAGEWRGEAWNRRATDDIYPVWLDIFTVRNDAQQLINYVGLFSDITEAKQHQQNLERMAYHDPLTQLPNRTLLSDRLHQAFSRAERTGELLAVCCLDLDGFKPVNDSLGHEAGDQLLVQLAERMNKCLRESDTVARTGGDEFALLLNGMVNVDECRLALERLLSDIRAPYMVAGESVTVSSSIGYTIFPLDGSEPDTLLRHADQAMYQAKLNGGSCVQQFDAEYDREFRDLRQDMERIESALANDELCLYYQPKVDMQIGKVIGMEALIRWQHPDLGLQVPVSFLPLIENTDFSITLGEWVIRKAIIQLEIWQAEGLDLQVSVNIAARHMVHEDFTARLEQILGEFPQVNPAKLEFEITETAAIEDVSGVVRTMNGCKLLGVSFALDDFGVGYSSLTYLRRLPVAVIKVDRSFVHDMLQDSNDLAMVAGIISLGRDFRCKIVAEGVETAEHGLQLLRMGCTIAQGFGIAMPMPADQVSDWVRSYRPNEKWAQAS; encoded by the coding sequence ATGCAAACTAACATTTCTACAATCAAGCGTTTTCTGCTGCCGTTATTGCTGCTAATGGCGGCCGCACCTTTTGTGCTGACCAGCCAGCAGACTGCGCAGCAGCTGGCGAACACGCACGCGGTAGCCAAGGAGCAGTCACAGGCCTTGATCGGCCTGCTGAAGGTCACGGATGAGCTGGTTGGCAATCAGGCCGATAATGCCATGCACTTGCTCAAGGCACATGCTGCCGGCCTGGGCTCCCCCGCCGTTTCCGGATATGTGAGGATGGCAGGGAATACGGTGCCCAACCTGCTGATGGGCTCGATTCCCGTTACGAATAATTATGAGCTAGTGGACGGTGTGACCGCCATCAGCGGCGGTACTGCAACCATATTCGTGAAATCCGGCAACAATTTCGTTCGCATCGCTACCAATGTCAAGCGTGAGAGTGGCCTGCGTGCTATCGGCACTGTGCTGGACCCGAATGGCAAGGTGATTGAGGCTTTGCGCCAGGGGCGTGCATTCAGCGGGGTGGTCGAGATTCTTGGAGAGCCTTACCTGACACGCTATGAACCTATGTTGAATCAGGCTGGCGTGATTATTGGCGCCTACTATGTCGGGTTCAAGGTTGATATGAAAGTGGTGCGCGAGAGCGTGCGGAATATCAGGCTATTGGAAACCGGCTTTGCAGCCATCGTGGATGGCAGCAATAAGATACGTTTCCTATCTTCCCATATCAGCCCGCAGAAAGCCGCAATACTGTTGAAATCGCAGCCGGAAAGCTGGATGTTCATACAGGAGCAGATCCCGAACTGGGGTTTCAAGCTGGTGATTGCGTATTCTGTTCATGAGGCCCGGATCGCCGGGTTATCCAAGTCGTGGGCTTTTATTCTGCTGGGTACAACCTTGGGCGCTTTGCTGATCGGCATTATCTTCTGGCAATTGCGCAGGCTTATCTTTATGCCGCTGGGGGCTGACCCTGCCGTGGCGATCGAGGTGGTGAAACGTATTGCAGCCGGCAATCTGCAGGCTGACAACATGGTTGCCAAACCAGGCACGTTGATGGCCAATGTGCTGGAAATGCGCAAAAAGCTGCGCGAAAGCATGGGCACGCTGCGCGATAATGCCGAGCGTATGCGTTTATCCGCCAGTGTTTTTGATCATGCACACGATGGTATTTTTATCACCGATGCCGAGATGCGTATCCTGGAAGTCAATATCGCATTCACGGAGATTACCGGTTATTCCCGCGAGGCGGCATTAGGCCATACCCCGCAGCAATTGGGCTTTGCGATTTATGAGCCGGATTTCTTCGATGCGCGCATACGGCTGTCGCAGGATGAGGATGCCGGCGAGTGGCGTGGTGAGGCCTGGAACAGGCGCGCCACGGATGATATTTACCCGGTATGGCTTGATATCTTTACGGTACGCAATGATGCACAGCAACTGATCAATTATGTGGGCTTGTTCTCAGACATCACTGAAGCCAAACAGCATCAGCAGAACCTGGAGCGCATGGCTTACCATGATCCATTAACCCAGCTGCCTAACCGTACGCTATTGTCAGACCGCCTGCATCAGGCTTTTTCACGCGCCGAGCGCACCGGCGAGCTGCTGGCGGTGTGCTGCCTTGACCTGGATGGCTTTAAACCGGTGAATGATTCTTTAGGTCACGAGGCGGGAGACCAGCTGCTGGTGCAGCTGGCCGAACGCATGAATAAATGCCTGCGTGAGAGTGATACCGTGGCGCGCACCGGCGGCGATGAGTTTGCCTTGCTGCTGAACGGCATGGTGAATGTGGATGAATGCAGGCTGGCACTGGAGCGCTTGCTGAGTGACATCAGGGCGCCCTATATGGTTGCCGGCGAATCTGTCACTGTATCCTCAAGCATCGGGTATACCATATTCCCGCTGGACGGCAGCGAGCCGGATACCCTGCTGCGCCATGCAGACCAGGCCATGTATCAGGCCAAGCTGAACGGCGGTAGCTGTGTGCAGCAGTTCGATGCCGAGTATGACCGTGAGTTCCGGGATCTGCGACAGGACATGGAAAGAATCGAATCCGCACTGGCAAATGATGAGCTGTGCCTGTATTACCAGCCCAAAGTCGATATGCAGATTGGAAAGGTCATCGGCATGGAGGCGCTTATCCGCTGGCAGCACCCGGATCTTGGTTTGCAGGTGCCGGTATCGTTCCTGCCGCTCATTGAAAACACTGATTTCTCGATCACCTTGGGCGAGTGGGTGATTCGCAAGGCGATCATCCAGCTGGAAATATGGCAGGCAGAAGGCCTTGACTTGCAGGTCAGCGTCAATATTGCGGCCAGGCATATGGTGCATGAAGACTTTACTGCCAGGCTGGAGCAGATATTGGGTGAATTTCCCCAGGTTAACCCCGCTAAGCTGGAATTCGAGATCACGGAAACGGCAGCGATTGAAGATGTGTCGGGCGTGGTGCGCACGATGAACGGCTGCAAGTTGCTGGGCGTGAGTTTTGCGCTGGATGACTTTGGCGTGGGATATTCGTCACTCACTTACCTGCGCCGCCTGCCGGTTGCCGTGATCAAGGTTGACCGTTCGTTCGTCCACGATATGCTGCAGGATAGCAATGACCTGGCCATGGTCGCCGGCATTATCAGCCTGGGCCGTGACTTCAGGTGCAAGATCGTGGCAGAAGGGGTTGAAACCGCTGAACATGGCTTGCAGCTGCTGCGGATGGGCTGCACGATCGCGCAGGGTTTTGGCATCGCCATGCCGATGCCGGCGGATCAGGTAAGCGATTGGGTCAGGTCTTATCGCCCTAATGAGAAATGGGCGCAGGCCAGTTGA